One part of the Melospiza melodia melodia isolate bMelMel2 chromosome 3, bMelMel2.pri, whole genome shotgun sequence genome encodes these proteins:
- the KCNS3 gene encoding potassium voltage-gated channel subfamily S member 3, whose protein sequence is MVYGEFFRRPGKDAELINLNVGGFKQSVDQSTLLRFPHTRLGKLLKCHSEEAILELCDDYSVADKEYYFDRNPSLFRYVLNFYYTGKLHVMEELCVFSFCQEIEYWGINELFIDSCCSNRYQERKEEGPEKDWDQKSNDSMDSSNEESSIFDKELEKFDNLCFGEIRKKIWVRMENPAYCLSAKLIAVSSLSVVLASIVAMCIHSMPEFQRLDANDREIGDPVLEAVEITCIIWFTAELVIRLFTAPSQKKFWKKPLNIIDFVSIIPFYATLAVDTKEEESEDIENMGKVVQILRLMRIFRILKLARHSVGLRSLGATLRHSYQEVGLLLLFLSVGISIFSVLVYSVEKDDDSSELQSIPICWWWATISMTTVGYGDTYPVTLAGKLLGTLCIICGILVVALPITIIFNKFSKYYQKQKAIDRDQCNNDRKEKSNDLPYFNIRDIYAKKMHSFISSLSSVGIVVSDQESTDASSIQDMEDAYNTVSLENGTGK, encoded by the coding sequence ATGGTTTATGGTGAATTTTTCCGCAGACCTGGCAAAGATGCAGAACTTATCAATTTGAATGTGGGTGGCTTTAAGCAATCAGTGGATCAAAGCACCTTGCTCCGATTTCCCCATACCAGACTTGGAAAACTTCTCAAATGCCATTCAGAAGAGGCTATTCTAGAACTGTGTGATGATTATAGTGTGGCGGACAAGGAATATTACTTTGACAGGAATCCTTCCTTGTTCCGATATGTTCTGAACTTCTACTATACGGGCAAACTTCACGTTATGGAAGAACTTTGTGTCTTTTCCTTCTGCCAGGAAATAGAGTACTGGGGGATAAACGAGCTGTTTattgattcctgctgcagcaatcGGTACCAAGAACGGAAAGAGGAAGGTCCTGAAAAAGACTGGGATCAGAAGAGCAACGACAGTATGGACTCCTCCAATGAAGAGTCATCCATATTTGACAAAGAGCTAGAAAAGTTTGATAATCTGTGTTTTGGTGAAATAAGAAAGAAGATCTGGGTCAGGATGGAAAATCCTGCATACTGCTTGTCTGCCAAGTTAATTGCCGTGTCATCCCTGAGTGTTGTTCTGGCATCAATTGTAGCCATGTGCATTCATAGCATGCCAGAATTTCAAAGGCTGGATGCCAATGACAGGGAGATTGGAGACCCTGTGCTGGAAGCTGTGGAGATTACATGCATCATCTGGTTTACTGCTGAGCTAGTGATCAGGCTCTTCACTGCTCCAAGTCAGAAGAAGTTCTGGAAGAAACCACTGAACATCATTGATTTTGTCTCTATTATCCCATTTTACGCCACACTGGCTGTGGACACGAAGGAAGAAGAGAGTGAAGATATTGAGAACATGGGGAAGGTGGTTCAGATCCTGCGGTTAATGAGGATATTTCGCATCCTGAAGCTGGCCAGGCACTCCGTAGGACTGCGGTCTTTGGGCGCCACTTTGAGACACAGCTACCAAGAAGTTGGACTTCTGCTTTTGTTTCTGTCAGTTGGGATTTCTATTTTTTCAGTGCTTGTCTACTCAGTGGAGAAAGATGATGACTCATCAGAGCTGCAGAGCATCCCTATTTGCTGGTGGTGGGCAACCATCAGCATGACCACTGTTGGTTATGGGGACACTTACCCGGTCACGCTTGCTGGAAAGCTGCTCGGCACCCTCTGCATCATCTGTGGGATTCTGGTGGTAGCACTTCCAATCACCATTATTTTCAATAAGTTTTCTAAGTACTACCAAAAGCAAAAAGCTATTGATAGAGACCAGTGCAACAATGATCGCAAAGAGAAAAGCAATGACCTACCCTATTTTAACATTAGGGATATTTATGCAAAAAAGATGCACTCCTTCATTTCTAGCCTTTCTTCGGTAGGAATTGTGGTCAGCGACCAAGAGTCAACAGATGCCTCCAGTATCCAAGATATGGAGGATGCTTATAACACAGTATCTTTAGAGAATGGTACAGGAAAATGA